One genomic window of Sphingomonas sp. C3-2 includes the following:
- a CDS encoding flagellar biosynthesis repressor FlbT, whose product MSLRISLRDGEKVIVNGAVLRAVGRTSLCVENNVTLLKGRDVMAPEEATTPARQLYFACMMAYIDPKDSERHQNTIVEIVRQLLGAIATADARATCIAFAEKVAAGQFYRALADCRWLMNYEAEALARHGQVPVTA is encoded by the coding sequence ATGTCGCTCCGGATTTCGCTGCGCGATGGCGAGAAGGTGATCGTGAACGGTGCCGTGCTGCGGGCCGTGGGGCGTACCAGCCTGTGCGTCGAGAATAATGTGACGCTGCTGAAGGGCCGCGATGTGATGGCGCCCGAGGAGGCGACAACGCCCGCACGTCAGCTCTATTTCGCGTGCATGATGGCCTATATCGACCCCAAGGACAGCGAACGCCACCAGAATACGATCGTCGAGATCGTGCGCCAGCTGCTGGGGGCGATCGCCACCGCCGATGCGCGGGCCACCTGTATCGCCTTTGCCGAAAAGGTGGCGGCGGGCCAATTTTACCGCGCGCTTGCCGATTGCCGCTGGCTGATGAATTACGAGGCCGAGGCGCTGGCGCGCCACGGCCAGGTTCCGGTGACCGCTTAA
- the flgK gene encoding flagellar hook-associated protein FlgK, giving the protein MSLNDILGTARTGLMASQAMMRSVSSNIANANTPGYAREVTQVYTGVAGGRVNGVIVGEPSRVADKFLENTVYNRSAAAGWSQSATSYLGQLQSLLGAVGSESGLAARLNALSSSATQMTSLPTSPQTVAQFTGNVNDAISLLNQLDSEAGALQANVASEVSGTVERANTLLSQIHDLNGTIAQRKAIGQSISGLENERSTALAELGGLMKVTVREQADGRVTIDSGSGQVLLDRRLRVLSYPIGAGAQQPLYPSIDIRFANADGTPGAATGDKIDSSSVGGKLGALIDLRDNILPGFSDQLGTVFAALAESLNAASNGGTTVPAPNALEGRSSGLVATDRLGFTGKTTVGITSADGTLIAKSTLDFDAMGPGATVQDALDALNADLAPHGTATLVDGKLTLTATDSANGVAIGDDEATPSNRAGVGFSQFFGLNDVVRSEGAPLVPSGFNAADPMGFTAGETSQIVLRDAGGRTLGIYNFTATGTETYGDMVNQLNGSPLGAHGSFSIDDRGRMQFAPNTASLGATISIPVDSTSRFGTGLSFSEISGLSPRSSGLSNAGIREQIADNPLLLPLAKLQLGAAVGDKALGAGDIRVATDFVDRLAAAVNMGTAGTATFDSFSNQMIANVAGQALTAETAFNAASARLNDAINRRDGFAGVNVDEELANMVVLQNSYSAAARVMTTAGQMYDTLLAMMN; this is encoded by the coding sequence GTGTCTCTGAACGATATCCTCGGAACTGCCCGCACCGGCCTTATGGCCTCGCAGGCCATGATGCGATCGGTTTCCAGCAATATCGCGAATGCGAACACCCCCGGCTATGCCCGCGAAGTCACGCAGGTCTATACCGGCGTGGCCGGGGGACGGGTAAATGGCGTTATCGTCGGCGAGCCTTCACGGGTCGCCGACAAATTTCTCGAGAACACGGTCTACAACCGTTCGGCGGCGGCCGGCTGGTCGCAATCGGCCACCTCCTATCTTGGCCAGCTCCAGTCGCTGCTCGGCGCGGTCGGTTCCGAATCGGGCCTGGCGGCACGCCTCAATGCGCTCAGCAGCTCGGCCACCCAGATGACCAGCCTGCCCACCTCGCCTCAAACGGTGGCGCAGTTCACGGGCAATGTGAATGATGCGATCTCGCTGCTGAACCAGCTCGACAGCGAAGCCGGTGCGCTTCAGGCCAATGTCGCGAGCGAGGTCAGCGGCACGGTCGAACGCGCCAACACGCTGCTCTCCCAGATTCACGATCTCAACGGCACGATCGCGCAGCGCAAGGCGATCGGCCAGAGCATTTCCGGTCTCGAAAACGAGCGCAGCACCGCGCTTGCCGAACTCGGCGGACTGATGAAGGTCACGGTGCGCGAACAGGCGGACGGCCGCGTCACGATCGATTCCGGCTCGGGGCAGGTACTGCTCGATCGCCGTTTGCGCGTGCTCAGCTATCCGATCGGCGCGGGCGCGCAGCAACCGCTCTACCCATCGATCGATATCCGTTTCGCCAATGCCGACGGCACCCCCGGTGCGGCGACCGGCGACAAGATCGATTCCTCGTCCGTTGGCGGCAAATTGGGCGCGCTCATCGACCTGCGCGACAATATACTGCCCGGCTTTTCCGATCAGCTCGGCACGGTGTTTGCGGCACTGGCTGAATCGCTCAACGCTGCATCCAACGGCGGCACCACCGTTCCCGCCCCCAATGCGCTCGAAGGGCGTTCCAGCGGGCTGGTTGCCACCGATCGGCTCGGATTCACCGGCAAGACAACCGTCGGGATCACCTCGGCAGATGGCACGCTCATCGCCAAATCGACGCTCGATTTCGATGCCATGGGCCCCGGTGCTACGGTTCAGGACGCACTCGATGCGCTGAACGCCGATCTCGCGCCCCATGGCACCGCAACGCTCGTCGACGGCAAGCTGACGCTCACCGCAACCGACAGTGCCAACGGCGTTGCCATAGGCGATGACGAAGCCACCCCCAGCAACCGGGCCGGTGTCGGTTTCTCGCAATTCTTCGGGTTGAACGATGTCGTGCGCAGCGAAGGCGCACCGCTCGTTCCCTCCGGCTTCAACGCCGCCGACCCGATGGGTTTTACCGCCGGCGAAACCTCGCAGATCGTTCTGCGCGATGCCGGTGGCCGTACGCTCGGCATTTATAATTTCACCGCCACGGGTACCGAAACCTATGGTGACATGGTGAACCAGCTCAATGGCAGCCCGCTCGGCGCGCATGGCAGTTTCTCGATCGACGATCGCGGCCGGATGCAGTTCGCACCCAATACCGCAAGCCTGGGCGCCACCATCTCGATCCCTGTCGATTCGACCAGCCGTTTCGGTACGGGGTTGTCCTTTTCCGAGATTTCCGGTCTCAGCCCCCGCTCCAGCGGCCTCTCCAATGCCGGCATCCGTGAACAGATTGCCGACAACCCCCTCCTCCTGCCGCTCGCCAAGCTCCAGCTGGGCGCGGCAGTGGGTGACAAGGCGCTGGGTGCTGGCGATATTCGCGTCGCAACCGATTTCGTCGACCGGCTTGCTGCTGCAGTGAACATGGGCACGGCCGGAACCGCGACGTTCGACAGCTTTTCCAACCAGATGATCGCGAACGTCGCCGGTCAGGCGCTCACCGCCGAAACCGCCTTCAACGCCGCTTCGGCGCGCCTTAACGATGCGATCAATCGCCGCGACGGCTTCGCCGGGGTGAATGTCGACGAGGAACTGGCCAACATGGTCGTCCTCC
- the flgE gene encoding flagellar hook protein FlgE, producing the protein MSLYSALYAGVSGLGAQSTAMATVADNITNVNTIGYKGTTAQFSTLVTNSGSANSYSAGGVAARPQAMISAQGLLQSSSSLTDLGIDGAGFFVVRGNNTAGGSIAYTRAGTFAPDKQGLLVNANGYYLQGWPIDQNGNYADNGSLNDLQPVDINGLSGAAQATTQIELRANLQSTQPVVTPYTAGDMESGTVTPQFSRSVQVYDAQGNAHNVTFGFVKTGTNSWATEIYSEDLPGTVISSGTLAFNGDGSLDVTNSTAGLFNDLNINWGNGAGSSPISLSLGTNGALDGLTQFSTESALLASSVNGGVLGAVTGVNIAENGLVSAIFEDGSTRAIYQLPIATFQNPNGLTAISGNAYTVSQESGSVAINRAGSLGSGTISAGTLEASTVDLAGEFTNMIRFQRAYSSASKIITTVDDMLQELSNLKR; encoded by the coding sequence GTGAGCCTTTATTCAGCTCTTTATGCCGGTGTATCCGGCCTTGGCGCGCAGTCGACCGCCATGGCGACCGTTGCGGACAATATCACCAATGTGAACACCATCGGGTATAAGGGCACTACCGCCCAGTTCAGCACGCTCGTCACCAACAGCGGCTCGGCCAACAGCTATTCGGCCGGTGGCGTCGCGGCGCGCCCGCAGGCGATGATCTCGGCACAGGGCCTCCTCCAGTCGTCGAGCAGCCTCACCGATCTCGGCATCGACGGCGCCGGCTTCTTCGTCGTGCGCGGCAACAACACCGCCGGCGGCAGCATCGCCTATACGCGCGCGGGCACCTTCGCCCCCGACAAGCAGGGCCTGCTGGTCAACGCCAATGGCTATTACCTTCAGGGCTGGCCGATCGATCAGAATGGCAACTATGCCGATAATGGCAGCCTCAACGATCTCCAGCCGGTCGACATCAACGGCCTGAGCGGCGCCGCACAGGCGACGACGCAGATCGAACTGCGCGCCAACCTGCAATCGACCCAGCCGGTCGTCACCCCCTACACCGCCGGCGACATGGAAAGCGGCACCGTCACGCCGCAATTCTCGCGTTCGGTTCAGGTCTATGACGCGCAGGGCAACGCCCACAACGTCACCTTCGGCTTCGTGAAGACCGGCACCAACAGCTGGGCGACCGAAATCTATTCGGAAGATCTGCCGGGCACAGTGATCTCGAGCGGCACGCTCGCCTTCAATGGGGACGGCAGCCTTGATGTCACCAACTCGACCGCAGGCCTGTTCAACGATCTCAACATCAACTGGGGCAATGGCGCAGGTTCCTCGCCGATCTCGCTGTCGCTCGGCACCAATGGTGCGCTTGACGGCCTGACCCAGTTCAGCACCGAATCCGCGCTGCTCGCCTCGAGTGTCAACGGCGGCGTGCTCGGTGCGGTAACCGGCGTCAACATCGCCGAAAACGGCCTTGTCAGCGCCATTTTCGAAGACGGTTCGACCCGCGCCATCTATCAGCTGCCGATCGCCACCTTCCAGAATCCGAACGGCCTCACCGCGATTTCGGGCAATGCCTACACCGTCTCGCAGGAATCGGGCAGCGTCGCGATCAACCGCGCCGGCTCGCTCGGCTCGGGCACGATCTCGGCGGGCACGCTTGAGGCGTCGACCGTCGATCTGGCGGGTGAATTCACCAACATGATCCGTTTCCAGCGCGCCTATAGCTCGGCGTCCAAGATCATCACGACCGTGGACGACATGCTGCAGGAACTCAGCAATCTGAAGCGCTGA